In Streptomyces nojiriensis, one genomic interval encodes:
- a CDS encoding beta-N-acetylhexosaminidase: MRVLRRTLGALLAFAAAPALVTACTSAHGDDARPGDDPPVALAPFERLLPAPVSAHAEGPGYSFGAGTVIRTGRGPDEEVRRVGELLAEQLRGPSGLPLPVVDGAQGDGIRLRIDEGAQGVGEEGYRLESGPTGVTLTARTPAGLFHAGQTLRQLVPVAGPGTVPGGTVTDRPRFAYRGAMVDIARHHFSVDQVKRYVDQLAQYKVNTLHLHLTDDQGWRLAIDSWPRLAEYGGGSEVGGGPGGHWTKDEYRELVAYAGQRYVDVVPEIDMPGHVNAALASYAELNCDGKAPERYTGVKVGFSSLCVSKERTYEFIDEVLGELAELTPGRYLHIGGDEAHATPAADYAAFMDRAQAVVGRYGKTVVAWHQLAAARPVRGAVLQYWGHDKTAAADKAAVAAAAKAGHPLILSPADRLYLDMKYDPATKPGLAWAGYVPVRRAYSWNPGAYLAGVPESAVLGVEAPLWTETVATRGDWELMAFPRVLGLAELGWSPAAALDWTSYSRRLAAQAPRLEAQGIAFFRAPDVPWQ, translated from the coding sequence ATGAGAGTCCTGCGACGCACGCTCGGCGCCCTCCTCGCCTTCGCCGCGGCCCCGGCCCTGGTCACGGCCTGCACCTCCGCCCACGGTGACGACGCCCGGCCCGGGGACGACCCGCCGGTGGCCCTCGCCCCCTTCGAACGGCTGCTGCCCGCGCCCGTCTCCGCGCACGCCGAAGGCCCCGGGTACTCCTTCGGCGCGGGCACGGTCATCCGTACCGGCCGGGGCCCGGACGAGGAGGTCCGCCGGGTGGGCGAGCTCCTCGCCGAGCAGCTGCGCGGCCCGAGCGGGCTGCCGCTGCCGGTGGTCGACGGGGCGCAGGGGGACGGGATCCGGCTCCGGATCGACGAGGGGGCGCAGGGGGTGGGCGAGGAGGGGTACCGGCTGGAGTCCGGCCCGACCGGGGTCACCCTCACCGCGCGGACCCCGGCCGGGCTCTTCCACGCGGGGCAGACGCTGCGCCAGCTGGTACCGGTGGCGGGTCCCGGCACGGTGCCGGGCGGGACGGTCACCGACCGGCCGCGCTTCGCGTACCGCGGGGCCATGGTCGACATCGCGCGCCACCACTTCTCGGTGGACCAGGTGAAGAGGTACGTGGACCAGCTCGCCCAGTACAAGGTCAACACCCTGCACCTGCACCTGACCGACGACCAGGGGTGGCGCCTGGCGATCGACTCCTGGCCGCGGCTGGCGGAGTACGGGGGCGGCAGCGAGGTCGGCGGCGGGCCCGGCGGCCACTGGACGAAGGACGAGTACCGGGAGCTGGTGGCCTACGCGGGGCAGCGGTACGTGGACGTGGTCCCCGAGATCGACATGCCGGGGCACGTGAACGCGGCGCTCGCCTCCTACGCCGAGCTGAACTGCGACGGGAAGGCCCCGGAGCGGTACACCGGCGTCAAGGTGGGCTTCAGCTCGCTGTGCGTGTCCAAGGAGCGGACGTACGAGTTCATCGACGAGGTCCTCGGCGAGCTGGCGGAGCTGACCCCGGGCCGCTACCTGCACATCGGCGGCGACGAGGCGCACGCGACGCCGGCGGCGGACTACGCGGCCTTCATGGACCGGGCGCAGGCGGTGGTGGGGCGGTACGGCAAGACGGTGGTGGCCTGGCACCAGCTGGCGGCGGCCCGCCCGGTCCGGGGCGCGGTGCTCCAGTACTGGGGCCACGACAAGACCGCGGCCGCGGACAAGGCGGCCGTGGCGGCGGCGGCGAAGGCGGGACACCCGCTGATCCTGTCGCCGGCGGACCGGCTGTACCTGGACATGAAGTACGACCCGGCGACGAAGCCCGGCCTGGCCTGGGCGGGGTACGTCCCGGTGCGGCGCGCCTACTCCTGGAACCCGGGGGCGTACCTGGCCGGGGTCCCGGAGTCGGCGGTGCTGGGTGTGGAGGCACCGCTGTGGACGGAGACCGTCGCGACGCGCGGGGACTGGGAGCTGATGGCCTTCCCGCGGGTGCTGGGCCTGGCCGAACTGGGCTGGTCACCGGCGGCCGCCCTGGACTGGACGTCCTACAGCCGCCGCCTGGCCGCGCAGGCGCCCCGGCTGGAGGCGCAGGGCATCGCCTTCTTCCGGGCGCCGGACGTCCCCTGGCAGTGA
- the glmS gene encoding glutamine--fructose-6-phosphate transaminase (isomerizing), which produces MCGIVGYIGKRDVAPLLLEGLARLEYRGYDSAGIVVNTPKAPALKVVKAKGRVRELESRVPKRFAGTTGIAHTRWATHGAPSDINSHPHLDPENKVAVVHNGIVDNCSELRAKLEAEGVVFASETDTEVIVHLIARSEADSLEEKVREALKVIDGTYGIAVMHADFADRIVVARNGSPVVLGIGEKEMFVASDVAALVAHTRQVVTLGDGEMATIKADDFRTYTTSGTTTNATPETVEWEAASYDMGGHDTYMHKEISEQPDAVDRVLRGRIDDRFSTVHLGGLNLDPREARGIRRVKILGCGTSYHAGLIGAGLIEGMARIPADAEPASEFRYRNPVVDPDTLYIAVSQSGETYDVLAAVQELKPKGARVLGVVNVVGSAIAREADGGVYVHAGPEVCVVSTKCFTNTVVAFALLAVHLGRIRDLSVTDGKRIIEGLRKLPAQIQEILDGEEDIKKLAAEFAEAKSMMFIGRVRGYPVALEASLKLKEISYIHAEAYPASELKHGPLALIEPSLPTVAIVPDDDLLEKNRAALEEIKARSGRILAVAHREQEKADHTIVVPKNEDELDPILMGIPLQLLAYHTALAMGRDIDKPRNLAKSVTVE; this is translated from the coding sequence ATGTGTGGAATCGTCGGTTACATCGGCAAGCGTGACGTGGCACCGCTGCTGCTGGAAGGCCTGGCACGGCTGGAATACCGCGGGTACGACTCCGCGGGCATCGTGGTCAACACCCCGAAGGCCCCGGCCCTGAAGGTCGTCAAGGCCAAGGGCCGCGTCCGCGAGCTGGAGTCCCGCGTCCCCAAGCGCTTCGCCGGCACCACCGGCATCGCCCACACCCGCTGGGCCACGCACGGCGCCCCGAGCGACATCAACTCCCACCCGCACCTGGACCCCGAGAACAAGGTCGCCGTCGTCCACAACGGCATCGTCGACAACTGCTCCGAGCTGCGCGCCAAGCTCGAGGCCGAGGGCGTCGTCTTCGCCTCGGAGACCGACACCGAGGTCATCGTCCACCTGATCGCCCGCTCCGAGGCCGACTCCCTGGAGGAGAAGGTCCGCGAGGCGCTCAAGGTCATCGACGGCACCTACGGCATCGCCGTCATGCACGCCGACTTCGCCGACCGCATCGTCGTCGCCCGCAACGGCTCCCCCGTGGTCCTCGGCATCGGCGAGAAGGAGATGTTCGTCGCCTCGGACGTCGCCGCGCTGGTCGCCCACACCCGCCAGGTCGTCACCCTCGGCGACGGCGAGATGGCCACCATCAAGGCCGACGACTTCCGCACCTACACGACCTCCGGCACGACGACGAACGCCACCCCGGAGACCGTGGAGTGGGAGGCCGCCTCGTACGACATGGGCGGCCACGACACCTACATGCACAAGGAGATCTCCGAGCAGCCCGACGCGGTCGACCGCGTGCTGCGCGGCCGGATCGACGACCGCTTCAGCACCGTGCACCTGGGCGGCCTGAACCTGGACCCGCGCGAGGCGCGCGGCATCCGCCGGGTCAAGATCCTGGGCTGCGGCACCTCGTACCACGCGGGCCTCATCGGCGCCGGCCTCATCGAGGGCATGGCCCGGATCCCCGCGGACGCCGAGCCGGCCTCCGAGTTCCGCTACCGCAACCCGGTCGTGGACCCCGACACCCTCTACATCGCGGTCTCCCAGTCCGGTGAGACGTACGACGTCCTCGCGGCGGTGCAGGAGCTCAAGCCTAAGGGCGCCCGCGTCCTCGGCGTGGTCAACGTGGTCGGTTCCGCGATCGCCCGCGAGGCCGACGGCGGCGTGTACGTGCACGCCGGCCCCGAGGTCTGCGTCGTCTCCACCAAGTGCTTCACCAACACGGTCGTGGCCTTCGCGCTGCTCGCCGTGCACCTGGGCCGCATCCGGGATCTCTCGGTCACCGACGGCAAGCGGATCATCGAGGGCCTGCGCAAGCTGCCCGCGCAGATCCAGGAGATCCTCGACGGCGAAGAGGACATCAAGAAGCTGGCGGCCGAGTTCGCCGAGGCCAAGTCGATGATGTTCATCGGCCGGGTGCGCGGCTACCCGGTGGCGCTGGAGGCCTCCCTCAAGCTGAAGGAGATCTCCTACATCCACGCCGAGGCCTACCCCGCCTCCGAGCTCAAGCACGGCCCGCTGGCGCTCATCGAGCCCTCGCTGCCGACGGTCGCGATCGTCCCGGACGACGACCTGCTGGAGAAGAACCGCGCGGCGCTCGAGGAGATCAAGGCCCGCAGCGGCCGGATCCTGGCGGTCGCCCACCGCGAGCAGGAGAAGGCGGACCACACCATCGTGGTCCCGAAGAACGAGGACGAGCTGGACCCGATCCTGATGGGCATCCCGCTCCAGCTGCTGGCGTACCACACGGCCCTGGCCATGGGCCGGGACATCGACAAGCCGCGCAACCTGGCGAAGTCGGTCACGGTCGAGTAA
- a CDS encoding acetate uptake transporter yields MDNGVSAGSTASTSTLGNIALGLTLLAFGIGHTGVIDGVSAANSVSLAMYVGGAALFLLGLLEYRGGNGFNGTAFAGLGVFWFTWAKGAGGSVSDEAAGTFLVLFAMLALTLTVAAASGLFSQGVYALLTLSLLLLAIGAFVDNGTLAKAGGWVAAVSGLLAWYGATAALAHWPMAFGKARSGGAVAAS; encoded by the coding sequence GTGGACAATGGTGTCTCTGCGGGAAGCACGGCCTCGACTTCGACCCTCGGGAACATCGCCCTGGGTCTCACCCTTCTCGCATTCGGTATCGGCCACACCGGTGTCATCGACGGGGTGTCCGCCGCCAATTCCGTGTCGCTCGCCATGTACGTCGGCGGCGCGGCCCTGTTCCTCCTCGGGCTCCTGGAGTACCGCGGCGGCAACGGGTTCAACGGCACCGCGTTCGCGGGCCTCGGCGTCTTCTGGTTCACGTGGGCCAAGGGCGCCGGCGGTTCGGTCTCCGACGAAGCCGCCGGAACGTTTCTTGTCCTGTTCGCGATGCTCGCGCTGACCCTCACGGTCGCCGCCGCGAGCGGTCTGTTCAGCCAGGGCGTCTACGCCCTGCTGACCCTGTCGCTGCTCCTGCTGGCGATAGGCGCGTTCGTGGACAACGGCACGCTCGCGAAGGCGGGCGGCTGGGTCGCCGCCGTCTCCGGACTGCTGGCCTGGTACGGCGCCACCGCGGCGCTGGCCCACTGGCCGATGGCCTTCGGCAAGGCCCGCAGCGGCGGCGCGGTCGCCGCGAGCTGA
- a CDS encoding universal stress protein → MAGHEFSEPADRKRKRVVDPASAADLRAVEQTRVHCDPAFRHGVVVGFDGSTSSERALAYAIGMARRSGSGLIIVHVANRLPTTVWAGCEPPVFVDVPDHRTEVLGLELACADYLAEVPWILVERGGDICHELEEVGREYSADAIVVGSTHGIVGRIFGSVAGRLAKRAQRPVVVIP, encoded by the coding sequence ATGGCCGGTCACGAATTCTCCGAACCCGCGGACCGCAAGCGCAAACGCGTCGTCGACCCCGCGTCGGCCGCCGATCTGCGCGCGGTGGAACAGACACGCGTGCACTGCGATCCGGCCTTCCGGCACGGGGTCGTTGTGGGATTCGACGGATCCACGTCCAGTGAGCGCGCGCTCGCCTATGCGATCGGCATGGCCCGTCGCTCCGGGTCCGGTCTGATCATCGTCCATGTCGCCAACCGGCTGCCCACCACGGTGTGGGCCGGCTGCGAGCCGCCCGTCTTCGTCGACGTGCCGGACCACCGCACCGAGGTGCTCGGCCTGGAGCTGGCCTGCGCGGACTATCTGGCCGAAGTGCCGTGGATCCTGGTCGAGCGCGGTGGTGACATCTGCCACGAGCTGGAGGAGGTCGGCCGGGAGTATTCGGCCGACGCCATCGTGGTCGGCTCGACGCACGGGATCGTGGGCCGGATCTTCGGATCGGTCGCCGGCCGACTGGCCAAGCGCGCACAGCGACCGGTTGTTGTCATTCCGTGA
- a CDS encoding helix-turn-helix domain-containing protein, producing MSQDSTAVVAADAGRKLAGRRRREIVAVLLFSGGPIFESSIPLSVFGIDRQDAGVPRYRLLVCAGEDGPLRTTGGLELTAPYGLEAIARAGTVVVPAWRSITSPPPPEALDALRLAHEEGARIVGLCTGAFVLAAAGLLDGRPATTHWMYAPTLAKRYPSVHVDPRELFVDDGDVLTSAGTAAGIDLCLHIVRTDHGSEAAGALARRLVVPPRRTGGQERYLDRSLPEEIGADPLAEVVAWALEHLHEQFDVETLAARAYMSRRTFDRRFRSLTGSAPLQWLITQRVLQAQRLLETSDYSVDEVAGRCGFRSPVALRGHFRRQLGSSPAAYRSAYRARRPQADVAQVAEINAGPVPHQRTPQPHRAAAALAASGPTVTELYAPGRVLREHA from the coding sequence ATGAGCCAGGATTCCACCGCCGTCGTCGCAGCAGACGCCGGCCGGAAGCTCGCGGGGCGTCGCCGCAGGGAGATCGTCGCGGTGCTGCTCTTCAGCGGCGGACCGATCTTCGAGAGCTCCATTCCACTTTCCGTGTTCGGCATTGACCGGCAGGACGCGGGAGTTCCACGCTACCGATTGCTCGTGTGCGCCGGTGAGGACGGTCCGCTCAGGACCACCGGCGGACTCGAACTGACCGCGCCGTACGGGTTGGAGGCGATCGCCCGGGCAGGGACGGTCGTCGTTCCCGCCTGGCGCTCCATCACTTCACCGCCGCCGCCCGAGGCGCTCGACGCACTGCGTCTGGCGCACGAGGAGGGGGCCCGGATCGTCGGACTGTGTACGGGAGCCTTCGTGCTCGCCGCCGCCGGTCTGCTGGACGGCCGGCCCGCGACGACGCACTGGATGTACGCGCCGACGCTGGCCAAGCGGTACCCGTCCGTCCATGTCGATCCGCGCGAACTCTTCGTCGACGACGGCGACGTGCTCACGTCCGCCGGCACGGCGGCCGGAATCGACCTGTGCCTGCACATCGTGCGCACGGACCACGGCAGCGAGGCGGCCGGGGCCCTGGCCCGCAGGCTCGTCGTGCCGCCGCGCCGTACCGGCGGCCAGGAACGCTATCTCGACCGGTCGCTGCCGGAGGAGATCGGCGCCGACCCGCTGGCCGAGGTCGTCGCCTGGGCGTTGGAACACCTCCACGAGCAGTTCGACGTGGAGACGCTGGCCGCCCGCGCCTACATGAGCAGGCGCACCTTCGACCGGCGGTTCCGCTCGCTCACCGGCAGCGCTCCGCTCCAGTGGCTGATCACCCAGCGGGTGCTCCAGGCACAGCGGCTGCTGGAGACCTCCGACTACTCGGTCGACGAGGTCGCCGGACGCTGCGGGTTCCGCTCGCCGGTCGCGCTGCGGGGTCACTTCCGGCGGCAGCTGGGGTCCTCCCCGGCCGCCTACCGCTCCGCCTACCGGGCACGCCGGCCGCAGGCCGACGTGGCACAGGTGGCCGAGATCAACGCGGGTCCGGTTCCGCACCAGCGCACTCCGCAGCCCCACCGGGCGGCGGCGGCCCTGGCCGCGTCGGGTCCCACGGTGACGGAGCTGTACGCCCCGGGCCGGGTCCTGCGGGAACACGCGTGA
- the orn gene encoding oligoribonuclease has protein sequence MNDRMVWIDCEMTGLSLTDDALIEVAALVTDSELNVLGEGVDIVIRPPDAALETMPDVVREMHTASGLLDELAGGTTLADAEAQVLAYVREHVKEPRKAPLCGNSVGTDRGFLLRDMAALESYLHYRIVDVSSVKELARRWYPRAYFNSPPKNGNHRALADIKDSITELRYYREAVFVPQPGPDSDTARSIAAKHAVPGA, from the coding sequence ATGAACGATCGCATGGTGTGGATCGACTGCGAGATGACCGGGCTCTCGTTGACGGACGACGCACTTATCGAGGTGGCCGCACTGGTCACCGACTCGGAGCTCAATGTGCTCGGCGAAGGCGTGGACATCGTGATCCGCCCGCCGGACGCCGCGCTGGAGACCATGCCCGACGTGGTGCGCGAGATGCACACCGCCTCCGGCCTGCTCGACGAGCTGGCCGGCGGGACCACCCTCGCGGATGCCGAGGCGCAGGTCCTGGCCTACGTGCGGGAGCACGTGAAGGAGCCCCGCAAGGCGCCGCTCTGCGGAAACTCGGTCGGCACCGACCGCGGCTTCCTGCTGCGCGACATGGCCGCGCTGGAGAGCTACCTGCACTACCGGATCGTGGACGTGTCCTCGGTCAAGGAGCTGGCGCGCCGCTGGTACCCGCGGGCGTACTTCAACAGCCCGCCGAAGAACGGCAACCACCGGGCGCTGGCGGACATCAAGGACTCCATCACCGAGCTGCGGTACTACCGGGAGGCGGTCTTCGTACCTCAGCCCGGGCCCGACTCGGACACGGCCCGCAGCATCGCCGCCAAGCACGCCGTGCCGGGCGCGTAG
- a CDS encoding LacI family DNA-binding transcriptional regulator — MNGHGRSGGRPTLEEVAAHAGVGRGTVSRVINGSSKVSEHTRVAVEAAVAELGYVPNRAARALAANRTDAIALVIPEPEARFFAEPYFSEVVRGVGAELADTEVQLVLTLAGSDRERRRLAQYLSGHRVDGVLLVSVHAGDPLPELLAELGIPTVISGRRSAAETLPCVDSDNLAGAAEAVRHLLGRGRRAIATITGPLDVYGAQCRLDGYRQALTAAGHPVDEPMIAVGDFTEEGGRRAMRALLERRPGLDAVFAASDVMAAGARRELRAAGRRIPRDVALVGFDDSVVARHMDPPLTSVRQPIEEMGRTMTRMLLGRIAGETGEAAAVLPNRLVVRESS; from the coding sequence ATGAACGGGCACGGGCGCAGTGGGGGACGACCGACCCTGGAGGAGGTCGCGGCGCACGCCGGAGTCGGGCGCGGCACGGTCTCCCGGGTGATCAACGGATCCTCCAAGGTCAGCGAGCACACCAGGGTCGCCGTCGAGGCGGCCGTGGCCGAGCTGGGATACGTACCGAACCGCGCCGCGCGCGCCCTCGCGGCCAACCGCACCGACGCCATAGCCCTCGTGATCCCCGAGCCGGAGGCCCGCTTCTTCGCCGAGCCCTACTTCTCCGAAGTGGTCCGCGGGGTCGGCGCCGAGCTCGCGGACACCGAGGTCCAGCTCGTCCTCACCCTGGCGGGCAGCGACCGCGAGCGCCGCCGGCTCGCCCAGTACCTGTCCGGGCACCGTGTCGACGGGGTGCTGCTCGTCTCCGTCCACGCCGGGGACCCGCTGCCGGAGCTGCTGGCCGAGCTCGGCATCCCGACGGTGATCAGCGGCCGCCGCTCCGCCGCCGAGACCCTGCCCTGCGTGGACTCCGACAACCTGGCGGGCGCGGCCGAGGCCGTACGCCACCTCCTGGGCCGGGGCCGCCGCGCCATCGCCACGATCACCGGCCCGCTGGACGTGTACGGGGCCCAGTGCCGCCTCGACGGCTACCGGCAGGCCCTGACCGCCGCCGGACACCCCGTCGACGAGCCGATGATCGCGGTCGGCGACTTCACCGAGGAGGGCGGCCGGCGGGCCATGCGCGCCCTGCTGGAGCGCCGGCCCGGGCTCGACGCGGTCTTCGCCGCCTCGGACGTCATGGCGGCGGGCGCCCGGCGTGAGCTGCGCGCGGCCGGCCGCCGGATCCCGCGGGACGTGGCGCTGGTCGGCTTCGACGACTCGGTGGTGGCCCGGCACATGGATCCGCCGCTGACCAGCGTCCGGCAGCCGATCGAGGAGATGGGCCGGACCATGACGCGGATGCTGCTGGGGAGGATCGCGGGGGAGACGGGCGAGGCGGCCGCCGTGCTGCCGAACCGGCTGGTGGTCCGGGAGTCGTCCTGA
- a CDS encoding extracellular solute-binding protein produces MRVRARARVRRTLATTVAAAGTAALLLAGCAQDPASPDQGAPAAGASGGAAQTTLTVGVFGAFGLQEAGLYDAYMAQNPGIRIEQTSIERNENYYPQLLTHLGTGSGLADIQAVEVNNIAEITATQADKLLDLAKVPGVDKAAYLPWKWAQGTASAAKGGATVGLGTDIGPQGICYRKDLFEAAGLPTDRTAVGALWAGDWNKYLEAGRTYKAKAGEGKAFVDSASGVMAAVTGSSAQRFYDDQGKVVYKTNPAVRGAFDLAASFATDGLSAKLQQFTPAWDQGFSNGSFATVSCPAWMLGYIQDKAGPAGKDKWDVAQAPKPSNWGGSFLVVPKAGKHAEEAAKLAAWLTAPAQQAKLFEKRGSFPSASAAYKLATVSGAQHAYFGGAPIGEIFAKAAEGVPVAAVGPKDLVIAQNLADIGMLQVDQKGRSPQEGWEAAVKAIDNALDQ; encoded by the coding sequence ATGCGCGTCCGAGCCCGAGCCCGAGTCCGAAGAACCCTCGCCACGACCGTCGCCGCGGCCGGAACCGCGGCCCTGCTGCTCGCGGGGTGCGCGCAGGACCCCGCGAGCCCCGATCAGGGCGCCCCCGCCGCCGGCGCGTCCGGCGGCGCCGCACAGACCACCCTCACCGTCGGGGTCTTCGGGGCCTTCGGACTCCAGGAGGCCGGGCTCTACGACGCGTACATGGCGCAGAACCCCGGGATCCGCATCGAGCAGACCTCCATCGAGCGGAACGAGAACTACTACCCCCAGCTCCTCACCCACCTGGGCACGGGCAGCGGGCTCGCCGACATCCAGGCCGTCGAGGTCAACAACATCGCCGAGATCACCGCCACCCAGGCCGACAAGCTGCTGGACCTGGCCAAGGTCCCCGGCGTGGACAAGGCCGCGTACCTGCCCTGGAAGTGGGCCCAGGGCACCGCGAGCGCGGCCAAGGGCGGGGCCACGGTCGGCCTCGGCACGGACATCGGCCCGCAGGGCATCTGCTACCGCAAGGACCTCTTCGAGGCGGCCGGACTGCCCACCGACCGGACGGCGGTCGGGGCGCTGTGGGCGGGCGACTGGAACAAGTACCTGGAGGCGGGCCGGACGTACAAGGCGAAGGCCGGCGAGGGGAAGGCCTTCGTGGACTCGGCGTCGGGCGTGATGGCGGCGGTGACCGGGAGCAGCGCCCAGCGCTTCTACGACGACCAGGGCAAGGTCGTCTACAAGACCAACCCGGCGGTGCGCGGCGCCTTCGACCTGGCGGCCTCCTTCGCCACCGACGGGCTGAGCGCCAAGCTGCAGCAGTTCACCCCGGCCTGGGACCAGGGCTTCTCCAACGGCTCCTTCGCCACGGTCTCCTGCCCGGCCTGGATGCTCGGCTACATCCAGGACAAGGCGGGCCCGGCCGGCAAGGACAAGTGGGACGTGGCGCAGGCGCCGAAGCCCAGCAACTGGGGCGGGTCCTTCCTGGTGGTGCCGAAGGCGGGCAAGCACGCCGAGGAGGCGGCGAAGCTGGCGGCCTGGCTGACGGCCCCTGCGCAGCAGGCGAAGCTCTTCGAGAAGCGGGGCAGTTTCCCGAGCGCGAGCGCCGCGTACAAGCTGGCGACCGTGTCGGGCGCGCAGCACGCGTACTTCGGCGGCGCCCCGATCGGCGAGATCTTCGCGAAGGCCGCCGAGGGCGTGCCGGTGGCGGCGGTCGGCCCCAAGGACCTGGTGATCGCGCAGAACCTGGCGGACATCGGGATGCTCCAGGTCGACCAGAAGGGCCGCAGCCCGCAGGAGGGCTGGGAGGCCGCGGTGAAGGCGATCGACAACGCCCTGGACCAGTGA
- a CDS encoding carbohydrate ABC transporter permease — protein MWRSRRYRWDLRWSPYAFVAPFFLFFAAFGLFPLLYTGWAALHQVELTDPDSMTWVGLRNFTRLWDDEFFWNALRNTVTIGLLSTVPQLAIALGLAHLLNYRLRGSAFFRVAVLTPYATSVAAATLVFVLLFGRDYGMVNWALSAVGFGAVDWQNGTFASQLAVSTIVIWRWTGYNALIYLAAMQAVPGELYESAALDGASRFQQFLHVTVPSLRPTIFFTCVVSTIGATQLFGEPLLFNGGAGATGGSDHQFQTLGLYLYEQGWVNLHLGRASAIAWAMFLILLLIAGAARLLRGRKEDSR, from the coding sequence GTGTGGCGCTCGCGCCGCTACCGCTGGGACCTGCGCTGGAGCCCGTACGCCTTCGTGGCGCCCTTCTTCCTCTTCTTCGCCGCCTTCGGGCTGTTCCCGCTGCTCTACACGGGCTGGGCGGCGCTGCACCAGGTGGAGCTGACCGATCCCGACAGCATGACGTGGGTGGGGCTGCGGAACTTCACCCGGCTGTGGGACGACGAGTTCTTCTGGAACGCGCTGCGCAACACGGTGACCATCGGGCTGCTGTCCACGGTGCCGCAGCTGGCGATCGCGCTGGGGCTGGCCCACCTCCTCAACTACCGGCTGCGGGGCTCCGCCTTCTTCCGGGTCGCGGTGCTCACCCCGTATGCGACCTCGGTGGCGGCGGCCACGCTCGTCTTCGTACTGCTCTTCGGCCGGGACTACGGCATGGTCAACTGGGCGCTGTCGGCGGTCGGTTTCGGGGCGGTCGACTGGCAGAACGGCACCTTCGCCTCCCAGCTCGCCGTCTCCACCATCGTGATCTGGCGGTGGACCGGCTACAACGCGCTGATCTACCTCGCGGCCATGCAGGCCGTACCGGGCGAGCTGTACGAGTCCGCCGCGCTGGACGGGGCCTCGCGCTTCCAGCAGTTCCTGCACGTCACGGTGCCCTCGCTGCGCCCGACGATCTTCTTCACCTGCGTGGTGTCGACGATCGGCGCGACCCAGCTGTTCGGCGAGCCGCTGCTGTTCAACGGCGGGGCGGGCGCGACGGGCGGCTCGGACCACCAGTTCCAGACGCTCGGGCTGTACCTGTACGAGCAGGGCTGGGTGAACCTGCACCTCGGGCGGGCCTCGGCGATCGCGTGGGCGATGTTCCTGATCCTGCTGCTGATCGCCGGCGCGGCGCGGCTGCTGCGCGGCCGGAAGGAGGACTCCCGATGA
- a CDS encoding carbohydrate ABC transporter permease: MRSLRAGRLTYVVLALFTAGSLFPLVWTAIAASRSNTRLAQTPPPFWFGGNLGRNLQVAWTDAHMGTALLNTVIVAGTVAAGTVFFSTLAGFAFAKLRFRGSRPLLALVIGTMLIPPQLSVVPLYMLIAKLSWTDRLQAVILPTLVGAFGVFFMRQYLVHALPMELVEAARTDGASSLRVLWHVVFPAARPAMAVLGMLTFVMAWNDFFWPIVALTQNGSPTVQVALTGLGRGYIPDQSVIMAGALLGTLPLLLVFLVFGRQIVGGIMQGAVKG; encoded by the coding sequence ATGAGGTCACTGCGCGCGGGCCGGCTCACGTACGTGGTGCTCGCCCTGTTCACGGCCGGCTCGCTCTTCCCCCTCGTGTGGACGGCGATCGCGGCGTCCCGGAGCAATACGCGCCTGGCCCAGACCCCGCCGCCGTTCTGGTTCGGCGGGAACCTGGGGCGCAACCTCCAAGTGGCGTGGACCGACGCCCACATGGGCACCGCCCTGCTGAACACGGTGATCGTGGCGGGCACGGTCGCCGCGGGCACCGTCTTCTTCTCCACGCTCGCCGGCTTCGCCTTCGCCAAGCTCCGCTTCCGCGGGAGCCGGCCGCTGCTGGCGCTGGTGATCGGGACGATGCTGATCCCGCCGCAGCTGAGCGTGGTGCCGCTCTACATGCTGATCGCGAAGCTGTCGTGGACCGACCGGCTGCAGGCGGTGATCCTGCCGACCCTGGTGGGCGCCTTCGGGGTGTTCTTCATGCGCCAGTACCTGGTGCACGCGCTGCCGATGGAGCTGGTGGAGGCGGCCCGCACGGACGGGGCGAGTTCGCTGCGGGTGCTGTGGCACGTGGTGTTCCCGGCGGCCCGGCCCGCCATGGCGGTGCTGGGGATGCTGACCTTCGTCATGGCCTGGAACGACTTCTTCTGGCCGATCGTCGCGCTGACCCAGAACGGCAGCCCGACGGTGCAGGTGGCCCTGACCGGGCTGGGCCGGGGCTACATCCCCGACCAGTCGGTGATCATGGCGGGCGCGCTGCTGGGCACGCTCCCGCTGCTGCTGGTGTTCCTCGTCTTCGGCCGGCAGATCGTCGGCGGCATCATGCAAGGAGCGGTGAAGGGATGA